Within Cucumis melo cultivar AY chromosome 4, USDA_Cmelo_AY_1.0, whole genome shotgun sequence, the genomic segment ccgccgccggaatcgccgccgccgtggacgccgccgtcgccgccgccatggagaaactgctccagaacctacagaaaccgccgatctacccaacgggagtggttccgcagccgtacgcgccgccgtctgaccagaagttgattcacgcgccgctcgtgtccggcgcgtgggcccacgcgccgccgCCGTTTCACGTCACCGCCCATCCCGTTCCCTTCTACGCACCGTCGGATGTCCAGCCGTCAAACCCTTCCGGCCATCCGCATCCTCATGCGCCGTCTACGAGCTCCGGACAGCATCCCTCAACCGTAAATTTGTCAAATCAGTACAGTAAGCAGCAGCTGTACGTTGACCCTTTACAGCAACCGctgttttctggtaacggaattgatcaaccccaaaacagatcggacattgaagcgggcgaatcttcaacgcattccaaaccaaccgagttgccgatgtattccaagaacccggtaacttcgttccctaattcacagtcaaattatataactggctctttgggttcgtctacagggaatttttcaggcgaaaaattaaatggtcaaaattatttttcttggtcccaatcaataaagatgttcctcgaaggtcgataccagttcggattcttaactggagagactgtacgtcctccaccgggagacgccttggaacgactctggaaaggagaggactcatttattcggtccatgctgattaatagtatggaaccacagatcggcaagcctttactatatgcagccacagcaaaagatttgtgggatacaactcagaccctttactcgaaacgacagaatgcctctcggttatatacactgcgaaaacaggtccataattgcaaacaagggaccttggacgtaactacctattttaacaagctctctctcctctggcaagagatggatttgtgcagagagacagtttgggacacaccaaatgacagtacacaatatgctaaacttgaagaggctgaccgtgtttatgacttccttgcaggacttaatcccaaatttgataatgtttgtggtcgtatactcggacaaagacctcttccctccctaatggaagtttgttttgaagtccgcctggaagaggatcgcactaatgccatgggtgtattgactacccctaccattgactccgcagcctttagcgctcggtcctcaaatcatgacagtgacaagaataatgggaagtcaattcctgtgtgtgagcactgcaagaaacaatggcacaccaaggatcagtgttggaaactccacggtcgtcccccaggaggtaagaaacggtcctccaacgagaaacagaactcaggacgtgcctacattagtgagactacacctgctagcacttctcaatcaactgatcctactgtgagccagaccaagactcctactctgggtgccattgctcagtcaggtatgcctcagtcccttgggcttattagcgttg encodes:
- the LOC127149071 gene encoding uncharacterized protein LOC127149071, translating into MVSEQSNNETLENNLGETQIETEPVAAAAAAAAGIAAAVDAAVAAAMEKLLQNLQKPPIYPTGVVPQPYAPPSDQKLIHAPLVSGAWAHAPPPFHVTAHPVPFYAPSDVQPSNPSGHPHPHAPSTSSGQHPSTVNLSNQYSKQQLYVDPLQQPLFSGNGIDQPQNRSDIEAGESSTHSKPTELPMYSKNPVTSFPNSQSNYITGSLGSSTGNFSGEKLNGQNYFSWSQSIKMFLEGRYQFGFLTGETVRPPPGDALERLWKGEDSFIRSMLINSMEPQIGKPLLYAATAKDLWDTTQTLYSKRQNASRLYTLRKQVHNCKQGTLDVTTYFNKLSLLWQEMDLCRETVWDTPNDSTQYAKLEEADRVYDFLAGLNPKFDNVCGRILGQRPLPSLMEVCFEVRLEEDRTNAMGVLTTPTIDSAAFSARSSNHDSDKNNGKSIPVCEHCKKQWHTKDQCWKLHGRPPGGKKRSSNEKQNSGRAYISETTPASTSQSTDPTVSQTKTPTLGAIAQSGHELGEDDWHCPA